DNA sequence from the bacterium genome:
ATCTTGAATTTACCCTTGGAGATATTGAGGACGCCGCGACCATTGGGGAAATCCAGGGCGACTTCGACTTCGTTATCATATCCGACACTATAGGTATGGTAGAGGATATTGACGCAATGCTGCATAATTTGCATCGTTTGTTTTCACCTTCCACGCGTTTGATAGTGGCATATTTTTCGCCTTTTTGGGGGCCTCTGCTTAACTTAGCAACACGCATTGGGTGGCGTATGCCTCAACCAAACGTGAGCTTTATCTCATCGACTGACTTCCACAATATAATGGATCTCTCAGAATTCGAAGTTATCCGTAGTGAAGGCCGACAGCTGGTTCCATTTAAAATGTTTGGTCTGGGGCGGTTAATCAATCGATTTGTCGCTCCACTTCCACTATTGCGACGATTGTGCCTCCGCACCTACTTGGTTGGCAGATCTCTTCAAAAGCTCGATTGCAAGGATGATTCTGTGTCTATCATAATACCTTGCCGCAATGAGAGAGGTAACATCGAGCGCGCGATAAAGGAAATGCATCGATTCGGGAGTCACCAAGAAATATTGTTCATCGAGGGGAACTCTAACGACGGTACATATGAAGAGTGTATCCGTGTTCAAGAAAGCTACAAGGGATCATGGGATATCAAGGTGCTGCGTCAAGACGGAAGAGGTAAAGGTGACGCAGTAAGGAAGGGTTTCGAATCGGCGGAATGCAACGTGTTAATGATTCTAGATGCTGAC
Encoded proteins:
- a CDS encoding methyltransferase domain-containing protein; the encoded protein is MMSNTSELQNISLDPMPPHKRKILENAERMAADREKWISKNASYYEDDRRYLGFLVPEGSRVLDLGCGTGSLLASLKPLRGVGIDFSPAMIDFARQRHPDLEFTLGDIEDAATIGEIQGDFDFVIISDTIGMVEDIDAMLHNLHRLFSPSTRLIVAYFSPFWGPLLNLATRIGWRMPQPNVSFISSTDFHNIMDLSEFEVIRSEGRQLVPFKMFGLGRLINRFVAPLPLLRRLCLRTYLVGRSLQKLDCKDDSVSIIIPCRNERGNIERAIKEMHRFGSHQEILFIEGNSNDGTYEECIRVQESYKGSWDIKVLRQDGRGKGDAVRKGFESAECNVLMILDAD